In Camelina sativa cultivar DH55 chromosome 16, Cs, whole genome shotgun sequence, a single window of DNA contains:
- the LOC104752057 gene encoding probable LRR receptor-like serine/threonine-protein kinase At2g24230: MGLGFWGYALILPLFFKQFHCQEPNTDGFFVSEFFKQMGLSSAQAYNFSAPFCSWQGLFCDSKNEHVIVLIASGMGLSGQIPDNTIGKLSKLQSLDLSNNKISALPSDFWSLNTLKNLNLSFNKISGSFPSNVGNFGQLESLDISRNNFSGAIPEAVDSLVSLRVLKLDHNEFQMSIPRGLLGCQSMVSIDLSSNQLEGSLPDGFGSAFPKLKTLNLAGNKIHGKDTDFADMKSITSLNISGNQFEGSVTGLFKETLEVADLSKNRFQGHISSQVDSNWFGLIYLDLSENELSGDIIKNLTRLKKLKYLNLAWNRFSRGMFPRIKMLSGLEYLNLSNTNLSGHIPREISELNVLSTLDVSGNHLSGYIPTLSIKNLVAVDVSRNNLTGEIPLSILEKLPWMERFNFSFNNLTFCPGKFSTETLIRSFFGSTNSCPIAANPALFKKRRSVTGGLKLALAVTLSTMCLLIGALIFVAFGCRRKPKSSEAKDVSLKEEQSISGPFSFQTDSTTWVADVKQANAVPVVIFEKPLLNITFSDLLSATSNFDRDTLLADGKFGPVYRGFLPGGIHVAVKVLVHGSTLSDQEAARELEFLGRIKHPNLVPLTGYCIAGDQRIAIYEYMENGNLQNLLHDLPFGVQTTDDWSTDTWEEETDNSIQNIGPEGPVATWRFRHMIALGTARALAFLHHGCSPPMIHRDVKASSVYLDQNLEPRLSDFGLAKVFGNGLDDEITHGSPGYLPPEFLQPEHELPTPKSDIYCFGVVLFELMTGKKPIEDDYLDEKDTNLVNWVRSLVRKNQGSKAIDPKIQETGSNDQMEEALKIAYLCTADLPSKRPSMQQVVGLLKDIEPKPNQ, translated from the coding sequence ATGGGTCTTGGTTTCTGGGGTTATGCATTGattcttcctctgttctttaAGCAATTTCATTGCCAAGAACCTAACACTGatggtttctttgtttctgaattCTTCAAACAAATGGGTTTAAGCTCTGCTCAAGCTTATAACTTCTCTGCTCCTTTCTGTTCATGGCAAGGTTTGTTCTGTGATTCCAAGAATGAGCATGTTATTGTGTTAATTGCTTCTGGAATGGGTTTATCTGGTCAAATCCCTGACAACACCATTGGTAAACTCAGCAAGCTTCAATCTTTGGATCTTAGCAACAACAAAATCTCTGCTTTACCTTCTGATTTCTGGAGTTTGAACACTTTGAAGAACCTCAACCTCTCCTTCAACAAGATATCTGGGTCTTTCCCTAGCAATGTTGGGAATTTTGGGCAGCTTGAGTCACTTGACATCTCTCGAAACAACTTCTCTGGTGCAATCCCTGAAGCTGTAGATTCTCTTGTTAGCTTGAGAGTCTTGAAGCTTGATCACAATGAGTTTCAGATGTCAATCCCACGAGGACTTCTTGGTTGTCAATCTATGGTTTCCATTGATCTCTCCTCAAACCAGCTTGAAGGGTCTCTTCCTGATGGGTTTGGCTCTGCATTTCCAAAGCTCAAAACTTTGAACCTCGCAGGAAACAAGATTCATGGCAAGGACACAGATTTTGCTGATATGAAATCCATCACTTCTCTCAACATTTCAGGGAATCAGTTTGAAGGTTCTGTGACAGGTTTGTTCAAGGAGACTCTGGAAGTGGCTGATCTCAGCAAAAACCGGTTTCAAGGTCATATCTCCTCTCAGGTAGACTCAaactggtttggtttgatttatcTTGACTTGTCTGAGAATGAGCTCAGTGGAGATATCATCAAGAATCTAACACGGCTAAAGAAGCTTAAGTACTTAAATCTAGCTTGGAATAGATTCAGTAGAGGGATGTTTCCGAGGATTAAGATGCTTTCTGGTTTAGAGTATCTTAACTTGTCAAACACAAATCTTTCTGGTCACATACCTAGAGAGATCTCAGAGCTGAATGTTTTGAGCACACTTGATGTTTCTGGAAACCATCTGTCAGGATATATCCCAACTTTGAGTATCAAGAACCTCGTGGCTGTCGATGTTTCGAGGAATAATTTGACAGGAGAGATACCATTGTCTATCCTTGAGAAGCTGCCTTGGATGGAGAGATTCAATTTCTCTTTCAACAACTTAACATTTTGTCCCGGAAAGTTTTCAACTGAAACTCTGATCAGATCATTCTTTGGTTCTACAAACAGCTGCCCTATCGCTGCAAACCCGGCGCTCTTCAAGAAAAGAAGATCAGTCACTGGAGGACTCAAGCTGGCTTTGGCAGTGACGCTTTCTACAATGTGTTTACTCATAGGAGCATTGATTTTTGTAGCATTTGGCTGCAGAAGGAAACCCAAATCAAGTGAAGCCAAAGATGTCTCATTAAAGGAGGAACAAAGCATTTCAGGTCCATTCTCTTTCCAAACGGATTCCACTACATGGGTGGCTGATGTGAAACAAGCAAATGCAGTTCCTGTGGTTATCTTTGAGAAGCCATTGTTGAACATCACGTTTTCGGATCTCTTGTCTGCAACTTCCAACTTCGACAGAGACACTCTCTTAGCAGACGGTAAATTTGGTCCTGTTTACCGAGGTTTCCTCCCCGGTGGGATTCATGTAGCTGTCAAAGTTTTGGTCCACGGCTCAACTCTTAGTGACCAAGAAGCAGCTAGAGAGCTCGAGTTTCTTGGAAGGATCAAGCACCCAAATCTTGTTCCATTAACTGGATACTGCATAGCCGGTGATCAAAGGATCGCCATATACGAGTACATGGAAAATGGTAACTTGCAGAACCTGCTTCATGATCTGCCATTTGGAGTTCAGACAACAGATGATTGGAGCACTGATACATGGGAAGAAGAAACTGACAATAGTATCCAAAACATAGGGCCTGAAGGCCCGGTGGCGACATGGCGGTTTAGGCACATGATAGCACTTGGAACTGCCCGAGCATTAGCATTCCTTCACCACGGTTGTTCACCGCCAATGATCCACAGGGATGTGAAAGCTAGTAGTGTTTATCTAGACCAGAACTTGGAGCCAAGATTATCTGATTTCGGTTTAGCCAAAGTCTTTGGAAATGGTTTGGACGATGAGATTACTCATGGCTCACCCGGTTATCTCCCTCCTGAGTTCTTGCAACCCGAACACGAGCTGCCAACACCGAAGTCCGATATCTATTGCTTTGGGGTTGTTCTGTTTGAACTCATGACAGGGAAAAAACCCATTGAGGATGATTATCTTGATGAGAAAGATACAAACTTGGTGAATTGGGTTAGAAGTTTGGTTAGGAAGAATCAAGGATCAAAAGCTATTGATCCAAAAATCCAAGAGACAGGTTCAAACGATCAGATGGAAGAAGCTCTCAAGATTGCATACCTCTGCACAGCTGATCTTCCGTCAAAGCGGCCAAGTATGCAGCAAGTAGTTGGTCTTCTTAAAGACATTGAACCGAAACCTAATCAATGA